One window of Misgurnus anguillicaudatus chromosome 13, ASM2758022v2, whole genome shotgun sequence genomic DNA carries:
- the fam3a gene encoding protein FAM3A: MRLAVALRAVALVLLLGFTWLLANSMLGGDSNSLIRGLFSGKQEEPTPEPRPHKYKCGLSAPCPPKHMAFRLTSGAANVIGPKICLEDKVLISSAKNNVGRGLNIVLVNGVNGEVLDMRSFDMWAGDVSELLKFIRPLHEGTLVFVASFDDPASKLNDEARRLFEELGSTAAKELSFRDSWVFVGAKGIENKSPFEQRMKNSKSSNKYEGWPESLEMDGCVPLRAPLET, from the exons ATGAGGCTTGCAG TGGCCCTGCGTGCTGTTGCTTTGGTTTTACTGTTGGGCTTCACCTGGCTTCTAGCCAATTCTATGCTAGGAGGAGATAGTAACTCCTTAATACGTGGTCTCTTTAGC GGAAAACAAGAAGAGCCTACTCCAG AACCAAGACCACATAAGTACAAGTGTGGTCTGTCAGCCCCATGTCCCCCCAAACATATGGCATTCAGGCTGACCTCTGGTGCTGCCAATGTCATCGGCCCAAAAATCTGTCTGGAGGACAAAGT TCTTATCAGCAGTGCCAAAAACAATGTTGGCAGAGGACTCAATATTGTTTTAGTAAATG GGGTTAATGGAGAAGTTTTGGACATGCGATCTTTTGATATGTGGGCAGGAG ATGTTTCAGAACTGCTGAAGTTTATTCGTCCACTCCATGAGGGAACTCTAGTATTTGTTGCTTCCTTTGATGACCCAGCTAGCAA GCTTAATGATGAAGCCCGACGTCTGTTTGAGGAGTTGGGGAGCACAGCAGCAAAGGAACTAAGTTTCAGGGACAGCTGGGTGTTTGTTGGAGCAAAAGGAATAGAAAATAAGAGCCCATTTGAACAG CGAATGAAGAACAGTAAAAGCAGTAACAAATATGAAGGCTGGCCGGAGTCtctagagatggatggatgcgTTCCTTTGCGTGCACCTTTGGAAACTTAA